A genomic segment from Alteribacillus bidgolensis encodes:
- a CDS encoding GerAB/ArcD/ProY family transporter, whose protein sequence is MVEKGKISAFQMALLLYIEVIATAILTAPGMTTILAGRDMWISPIIGSVIGFVTVLIMYNLHKIYPNESIIQYSTYIIGKVPGKIIGFFLLFLIFHSDILIIRDYGELIMSAFLENTPLIVVMGSLVVLCAFNIYGGVEVIGRVTSIFIPIYVFLFLLIIVLLIQNLDPQKMFPVMENGLLPPTKGAALPQVWFSQLFLISFLLPLITDQKRALKYSMLSVFFITFTLVSTNITLLFIFGEKTANFTYPLITATKVISIADFVQNLEAAVMAIWVAGIFIKLSFFYYALVIGTVQWLNLSDYRPLVFPFGLLTIAGAVWVTPNLQEMNHFLRTIYPFYGTFISTLIPGLLLLIVIVRKRISKKEVFRLK, encoded by the coding sequence ATGGTTGAGAAAGGGAAAATTTCAGCATTTCAGATGGCCCTTCTACTATATATAGAAGTAATAGCTACTGCTATTTTGACCGCACCAGGTATGACTACTATATTGGCAGGGCGTGATATGTGGATTTCTCCGATAATTGGTTCAGTCATCGGATTTGTAACCGTACTTATCATGTATAATTTACATAAAATTTATCCAAATGAATCCATTATTCAATATAGTACTTACATTATTGGTAAAGTCCCGGGAAAAATAATTGGTTTTTTTCTTTTATTTTTGATTTTCCATTCAGATATCCTTATCATTCGGGATTATGGGGAGCTAATTATGAGTGCCTTTTTGGAAAATACACCTTTAATCGTAGTTATGGGAAGCCTTGTTGTCCTTTGTGCTTTTAACATATACGGAGGCGTGGAAGTGATAGGCAGGGTTACAAGCATTTTTATCCCTATTTATGTTTTTTTATTTTTGCTAATTATTGTTTTACTTATACAAAACTTAGATCCACAAAAAATGTTTCCAGTTATGGAGAACGGTTTATTACCTCCAACCAAAGGTGCAGCCTTACCACAAGTATGGTTTAGCCAATTATTTTTAATTTCATTTCTTCTACCTTTAATAACTGATCAAAAAAGAGCATTGAAATATAGCATGCTTTCAGTTTTTTTTATTACGTTTACTTTAGTTTCCACTAATATAACCCTACTTTTCATTTTTGGAGAAAAGACAGCCAACTTTACTTATCCTTTGATCACTGCGACCAAAGTGATTAGTATTGCTGATTTTGTTCAAAATCTTGAAGCTGCTGTAATGGCTATTTGGGTAGCAGGGATTTTTATAAAATTATCATTTTTTTATTACGCGCTTGTAATTGGAACTGTCCAATGGTTGAATTTATCCGACTACCGACCGCTTGTCTTTCCATTTGGACTGCTTACTATAGCGGGGGCCGTATGGGTCACTCCTAACCTTCAAGAAATGAATCATTTTTTAAGAACAATTTATCCTTTCTATGGTACATTTATTTCTACATTAATACCGGGGTTATTACTACTTATTGTCATCGTTCGAAAAAGAATTTCGAAAAAAGAAGTTTTCAGATTAAAATGA
- a CDS encoding Ger(x)C family spore germination protein, whose protein sequence is MFIKIVKTTLPFYLCLCALFLSGCWDRQEVNDLALVLATAIDKTDDNKIELSIQMVVPKSMGGGQQGSGGEGKTTTIKKATGTTIYQAMTKLQEKVPRYIFWGQNQMIIFGEKLAKEGIGKYIDFFARHPSQRIRSYIFVHEGKAIDVLDLTPGLEQMSMEVPRELARLEFGLNVTLRELLVMLGTESKSVAVPSIKVSKEPDRTLGIHLSGAAVLKNNKLTGFINNEITQGVMWLRDEIKSSSVTIKPQNADDLISFNLIRYDSELKPVIEDGKWKMIVKIVTEEEVVDNQTTLNLIDHKVAKSLEEQISNNIDKRIRLTLEQVQKKMRADVFGFAEEFHQKYPDEWSKVKNQWDELLYPELEVEIDIKTYIRRPGMSTENYKE, encoded by the coding sequence TTGTTTATAAAGATAGTAAAAACCACACTACCTTTTTATCTATGTCTATGCGCGCTCTTTCTTTCAGGTTGTTGGGACCGGCAAGAAGTCAATGATTTAGCACTTGTTTTGGCAACAGCTATTGATAAAACAGATGATAATAAAATAGAGCTTTCTATTCAAATGGTGGTCCCTAAGTCTATGGGGGGAGGTCAACAAGGATCAGGTGGGGAAGGAAAGACTACAACTATTAAAAAAGCAACAGGTACAACGATTTATCAGGCGATGACTAAGCTTCAAGAAAAAGTACCTCGATATATCTTCTGGGGACAAAATCAAATGATTATTTTCGGTGAAAAACTGGCAAAAGAAGGTATTGGTAAATATATCGATTTCTTTGCACGTCATCCGAGTCAGCGAATCAGGTCATATATTTTTGTACATGAAGGTAAAGCAATTGATGTTCTTGATTTAACTCCAGGTTTAGAACAAATGTCAATGGAGGTACCTAGGGAGCTAGCAAGACTCGAATTCGGTTTGAATGTAACGTTAAGAGAGTTATTAGTAATGTTAGGGACTGAGTCTAAATCTGTTGCAGTACCATCTATTAAGGTAAGTAAAGAACCAGACCGAACATTAGGCATACACCTAAGTGGGGCGGCTGTTTTAAAAAACAATAAATTGACGGGGTTTATCAATAATGAAATAACCCAAGGAGTCATGTGGCTAAGAGATGAAATAAAATCTTCTTCTGTAACAATTAAGCCTCAGAATGCTGATGATTTGATTTCATTTAATTTAATTCGCTACGATTCTGAACTGAAACCGGTTATAGAGGATGGTAAATGGAAGATGATTGTTAAAATAGTCACAGAAGAGGAAGTCGTCGATAACCAAACAACATTAAATCTTATTGATCACAAAGTAGCAAAAAGTCTTGAGGAACAAATATCAAACAATATTGATAAACGCATTCGATTAACACTTGAACAAGTCCAGAAAAAAATGAGGGCTGATGTCTTTGGTTTCGCGGAAGAGTTTCATCAAAAATATCCTGATGAATGGTCTAAAGTGAAAAATCAGTGGGATGAACTGTTGTATCCGGAACTAGAAGTAGAAATTGACATCAAGACATATATACGAAGGCCAGGAATGTCTACTGAAAATTACAAAGAATAG
- a CDS encoding spore germination protein, producing MIRKRRKVKSQKNQKVETTTNFLQEKEFLSEDLDNNLKKLRLIYSDCSDVIFRAFKIGNKKRATLIYIEGLVNIEEIDDNVLSPLMQECGAEFVEMQTLIENKISVSNVKKVKTFNDFVHEISIGNSVVLIDKQKNGLSLGLSKSEQRSVEESSAESVVRGPRDAFVESLLVNTSLLRKKIRSPNLKVVPMELGSYTNTKVVISYIEGIVNETLIKEAKNRLSRIDIDGVWESGMVEEFIEDAPFSPFPQLLSTERPDVATSSLLEGRLVILVDGTPFALVAPTTLYSLLQSNEDYYSRFLIGTAIRWLRHFFLLISLLLPSLYVAVITFHQEMVPTTLLISMAASREQVPFPALIEALIMEITFEALREAGLRLPKQVGAAVSIVGALVIGEAAVAAGIVSAPMVIVVAITGIASFTIPRYPVAIAIRMLRFPMIFLAGTLGLLGIMLGVIAIIIHLSTLRSFGVPYLSPLAPMKFRELKDVLVRAPWWKLNTRPRLTGGYNKYRQSPGQKPDPKKGGE from the coding sequence GTGATCCGTAAACGGCGAAAGGTGAAGTCACAAAAAAACCAAAAAGTGGAAACAACGACCAATTTCTTACAGGAAAAAGAATTCCTTTCTGAAGACTTGGATAATAATTTAAAAAAATTACGATTAATTTATTCCGATTGTTCAGATGTCATCTTTCGTGCTTTTAAAATAGGTAATAAAAAACGAGCCACTCTTATTTATATAGAAGGGTTGGTTAACATCGAAGAAATTGACGATAACGTTCTTTCTCCTCTAATGCAGGAGTGCGGAGCAGAATTTGTTGAAATGCAAACTTTAATCGAAAATAAAATTTCAGTTTCTAATGTAAAGAAGGTAAAAACATTTAATGATTTTGTACACGAGATATCGATAGGGAATTCAGTAGTATTGATCGATAAGCAAAAAAATGGTTTGTCATTAGGCTTGTCAAAATCAGAACAACGGTCTGTTGAAGAATCTTCTGCTGAATCAGTGGTTCGAGGGCCACGTGATGCGTTTGTCGAGAGTTTATTAGTTAATACCTCTTTGCTTAGAAAGAAGATCAGAAGTCCCAACTTAAAGGTAGTGCCTATGGAGTTAGGTAGCTATACCAATACGAAGGTTGTTATTTCATATATAGAAGGTATTGTAAACGAAACCTTAATTAAGGAAGCCAAAAATAGGTTAAGTCGCATTGATATTGACGGAGTGTGGGAAAGTGGGATGGTTGAAGAATTTATAGAAGATGCTCCATTTTCTCCTTTTCCACAGCTTTTATCAACAGAACGACCTGACGTAGCCACCTCAAGTCTTCTCGAAGGACGTTTGGTAATACTTGTTGATGGAACTCCTTTTGCGTTAGTGGCACCTACGACACTTTATTCCTTACTGCAATCAAACGAAGACTATTATTCGAGATTTCTTATTGGTACTGCTATACGTTGGCTTCGGCATTTTTTCCTTTTGATCTCCCTTTTATTGCCCTCTTTGTATGTAGCGGTAATTACTTTCCATCAAGAAATGGTCCCAACAACACTATTGATAAGCATGGCTGCCTCACGTGAGCAAGTTCCTTTTCCCGCTCTTATCGAGGCTTTGATTATGGAAATTACATTTGAAGCATTGCGCGAAGCTGGATTAAGGCTGCCAAAGCAAGTTGGGGCAGCTGTTAGTATTGTAGGGGCTCTTGTTATCGGTGAGGCAGCTGTTGCCGCAGGAATTGTCTCTGCACCTATGGTTATAGTGGTTGCAATTACTGGAATAGCCTCTTTTACTATTCCACGATACCCAGTTGCAATCGCTATAAGAATGCTTCGATTTCCTATGATTTTTCTTGCTGGAACGTTAGGACTGCTTGGAATTATGCTTGGAGTAATTGCAATTATTATTCACTTATCTACTCTACGATCTTTTGGAGTTCCTTACCTTAGTCCGCTAGCTCCAATGAAATTCAGAGAGCTGAAAGACGTACTTGTAAGGGCTCCTTGGTGGAAGTTAAATACAAGACCCCGTTTAACTGGAGGCTATAATAAGTACCGCCAATCTCCAGGACAAAAGCCCGATCCGAAAAAAGGCGGCGAATAG
- a CDS encoding sigma-54-dependent Fis family transcriptional regulator — protein MMETTLSLNTWKRFVNEGVLETSRLSNEIVKSWHRCKDSRVDPHLEKGDHILTVDHLNFQRDKNSFLLNIAGPHLKSMKQYLEKSGMIALLIDPEGYILTIIGNKDVLKRSSKINFIEGACWTEDKVGTNAIGTALQTKQPIMVTGTEHYSIASHQWSCSAAPICNDEGKIMGLIDISSPVDRAHPYMLGMVTVVANSIERELSIQMHKNELELIHSSMDLIESDKPLLICNHKKVVVAASKPVRKDIQKWAGMKKRNIPEYGYDVHMETPIYSRYHNNLIGSCVYLLKDTINKKDNSFLSKPFYFKGEPGTSNSFQLTLDKIKIVAPTNAETYIFGETGTGKEVIAQTIHENSPRKTGPFVAVNCGAIPKELMESELFGYVDGAFTGARRQGHKGKFEQANQGTLFLDEIGEIPQATQIALLRVLQERKVTPIGGNQETPLDVRIITATNRDIRKLVKEGHFREDLFYRLYVYPVHLPPLRERREDIPDLVRYFCERNEWEIKFSPKFFDKLMEYHWPGNIRELFNVLERLRILSQDGITDEYQLMKWLDSMELSSLEPDNDFEDKSSLTLREQVQKDSMIKALQKTQGNVTLAAKLLNMPRSTFYHRLQKFDL, from the coding sequence GTGATGGAAACCACTCTTTCTTTAAATACATGGAAACGATTTGTAAACGAAGGAGTGCTTGAAACTTCTAGATTAAGTAATGAAATTGTTAAATCATGGCACCGCTGTAAAGACTCACGGGTTGACCCGCATTTAGAAAAAGGAGATCATATTTTAACAGTTGACCACTTAAATTTTCAAAGAGATAAGAATTCCTTTCTTCTAAATATTGCAGGTCCGCACTTAAAGAGTATGAAGCAATATTTAGAAAAATCAGGTATGATTGCCTTATTGATTGACCCTGAAGGATATATATTAACCATAATAGGAAATAAAGACGTTTTAAAAAGGTCAAGTAAGATAAATTTTATTGAAGGAGCTTGTTGGACGGAGGACAAGGTGGGCACGAATGCTATTGGTACGGCGTTACAAACGAAACAACCCATAATGGTGACAGGGACAGAACATTACTCTATCGCTTCTCATCAGTGGAGTTGTTCGGCAGCTCCTATTTGTAATGATGAGGGAAAAATAATGGGACTTATTGATATTTCTAGTCCAGTAGATCGTGCACACCCTTATATGTTGGGAATGGTTACTGTTGTGGCTAACTCTATAGAACGTGAATTAAGTATTCAAATGCACAAGAATGAGTTGGAACTGATTCACAGTTCAATGGATTTAATTGAAAGTGATAAACCTCTACTCATTTGCAATCATAAAAAAGTCGTCGTTGCTGCAAGTAAACCTGTTCGTAAAGATATTCAAAAATGGGCAGGGATGAAAAAAAGAAACATTCCAGAATACGGGTATGATGTACACATGGAAACACCTATTTATTCTAGGTACCATAACAACCTAATTGGAAGTTGTGTTTATTTATTAAAAGATACCATAAATAAAAAGGATAATTCTTTTCTTTCGAAGCCTTTTTACTTTAAAGGTGAACCGGGCACAAGTAACTCTTTCCAACTCACCTTAGATAAAATAAAAATAGTAGCTCCAACGAATGCTGAGACTTACATTTTTGGGGAAACTGGAACGGGTAAAGAAGTAATTGCTCAAACGATTCATGAGAATAGCCCACGTAAAACAGGTCCATTCGTCGCGGTTAATTGCGGCGCAATTCCAAAGGAACTTATGGAAAGTGAACTATTTGGTTATGTAGATGGAGCTTTTACAGGGGCTCGACGCCAAGGGCATAAGGGGAAATTTGAACAAGCTAATCAAGGAACTCTTTTTTTAGATGAAATTGGAGAAATTCCTCAAGCGACTCAAATTGCCCTTTTACGAGTATTACAAGAACGCAAGGTAACTCCTATTGGAGGTAACCAAGAAACCCCATTGGATGTTCGAATTATTACCGCAACCAATCGTGATATTCGCAAACTTGTTAAGGAAGGTCATTTTCGTGAAGACTTGTTTTACCGTCTCTATGTATATCCTGTGCATTTACCTCCATTACGAGAAAGGAGAGAAGACATCCCAGATTTAGTACGCTATTTTTGTGAAAGAAATGAATGGGAAATAAAATTTTCTCCTAAATTCTTTGACAAACTTATGGAATATCACTGGCCAGGAAATATCAGGGAATTATTTAATGTACTTGAACGGTTACGAATTTTATCCCAAGATGGTATTACTGATGAATATCAATTAATGAAATGGTTGGATTCAATGGAGTTAAGTAGTTTGGAACCTGACAATGACTTTGAAGATAAATCTTCTCTTACATTACGTGAACAAGTCCAAAAAGACTCAATGATTAAGGCCTTACAAAAAACGCAAGGAAACGTTACATTAGCTGCAAAATTGCTGAATATGCCAAGAAGTACATTCTATCACCGTCTTCAGAAATTCGACTTATAG
- a CDS encoding CAP domain-containing protein — translation MKRLILILTIVFIGYVSKSFWEEPVQHIIPSFLKDSFRYTVDSINENPDFQSAIDTINQQLHSLFASFNNSLSEPRDTNVETPNLTSPENQIFSIHNIELGDSRADVEQETGKPKRNSKNEYGVNWEAYHENYQNFIMVAYDEENIVRGLYTNQDLIASSTGIELGNARHLVQEQLGTPESTIKKGVINYEISSDGQYDVFHLDNSYTTIFYDKHEDNTVTAIQIIDETLEKNKDALYTNSSHQLKEGFEYQLFDLTNASREKHDLPILAWDDHARETARDHSLDMAENQYFGHTNLQGQSPFDRMKEDNIRFTTAGENLAYGQASSIFAHEGLMNSLGHRENILQENFDYLGVGLAFNNDSQPYFTEIFYR, via the coding sequence GTGAAACGGCTTATTTTAATATTAACGATTGTATTTATCGGGTACGTTTCAAAGTCATTTTGGGAAGAACCAGTTCAACATATTATTCCTTCTTTTTTAAAGGATTCTTTTCGTTATACCGTCGATTCAATAAACGAAAATCCAGATTTCCAATCGGCGATAGATACCATTAACCAGCAATTGCATTCTCTGTTTGCGTCATTTAATAATTCACTATCAGAACCAAGAGATACAAACGTTGAAACACCAAACTTAACATCTCCTGAAAATCAAATATTTTCGATTCATAATATCGAATTAGGCGACTCAAGAGCTGATGTTGAACAGGAAACAGGAAAGCCAAAGCGGAATTCGAAAAATGAATACGGAGTAAACTGGGAAGCCTATCATGAAAACTATCAAAATTTTATCATGGTTGCTTATGATGAAGAAAATATCGTTCGCGGCCTTTATACAAATCAAGATTTGATTGCCTCATCCACAGGAATAGAACTGGGAAATGCAAGGCATTTGGTTCAGGAACAACTAGGTACTCCTGAGTCGACTATAAAAAAGGGAGTAATTAATTATGAGATTAGTAGTGATGGGCAATATGATGTATTCCATCTTGACAACAGCTATACTACGATATTTTATGATAAGCACGAAGACAATACGGTTACAGCCATCCAAATTATTGATGAAACCCTAGAAAAGAACAAAGATGCTCTTTACACCAATTCAAGTCACCAGCTAAAAGAAGGTTTTGAATATCAGTTATTTGATTTAACAAACGCTTCAAGAGAAAAACACGATCTGCCTATTTTAGCCTGGGATGATCACGCGAGAGAAACAGCTCGCGATCATAGCTTAGATATGGCGGAAAATCAATATTTCGGCCATACAAATTTACAAGGCCAGTCTCCATTTGATCGTATGAAAGAAGATAATATTCGTTTTACTACAGCTGGTGAAAACCTAGCGTATGGCCAGGCCAGCAGTATCTTTGCCCACGAAGGGCTGATGAATTCCTTAGGACACCGAGAAAACATCCTTCAGGAAAATTTTGATTATTTAGGGGTCGGACTGGCATTTAATAACGATTCACAACCTTATTTTACTGAGATTTTTTATAGATAG
- a CDS encoding class I SAM-dependent methyltransferase: MNNRWNTIIYKFWSPIYDNLFNSGKFLEARKKIFQGEKFGENQHILFVGVGTGADLELINYKDLNITAIDYSYEMLEKAKAKCQSSSIQFFKMDAQDMNFKDNQFDVVIASLVLSVVPDADKCMKEMVRILKPDGKIIIFDKFSPKGKKLSLMKKIIRPFINFLGTDIGVNFETLYESNKENLTVKQNESIMFKGMYREIVISKNSI, translated from the coding sequence ATGAACAATCGCTGGAACACAATAATATATAAATTTTGGTCGCCTATATACGATAATTTGTTTAATTCAGGAAAATTCCTCGAGGCTCGAAAGAAGATTTTTCAAGGGGAGAAATTTGGTGAAAATCAACATATTCTATTTGTTGGAGTGGGTACAGGGGCAGACTTGGAACTAATTAACTATAAGGATTTAAATATTACAGCCATAGATTACTCTTATGAAATGCTTGAGAAGGCAAAAGCTAAATGTCAATCTTCTTCCATACAGTTTTTTAAAATGGATGCTCAAGATATGAATTTTAAAGATAATCAGTTTGATGTTGTGATTGCAAGTCTTGTTCTATCAGTTGTCCCTGACGCAGATAAGTGTATGAAGGAGATGGTACGAATATTAAAACCGGATGGAAAGATTATCATTTTTGATAAGTTTTCGCCTAAAGGAAAGAAACTCTCTCTTATGAAAAAAATAATTAGGCCGTTTATCAATTTTTTAGGGACTGATATCGGTGTAAACTTTGAAACATTGTATGAGAGTAACAAAGAGAATTTAACTGTTAAACAGAATGAATCAATAATGTTTAAGGGTATGTACCGAGAGATTGTAATTAGCAAAAACAGTATTTAA
- a CDS encoding MFS transporter yields the protein MQRSFLGPKIVLVTFLTLMGAFGLNLTAGQFFTPLNSAYGWDLTILSLAVSLNMITWGVFQPVMGRLIDRFGPKPVIAGSAALMGVAFILSATITEVWQFFIYYGLLTAIGFAGCGSMANSVLVSRWYVKKRAKMLSRSSMGMNIGQLALLPLTGLLIANTGFRSAFVVLGLLMLIVVVPMILAVVKNNPKDVEQMPDGDSASVFTTVNSASLSEALRSREFWIATLGFASCGFTLYLVTMHLPNFSVDLGGGESLGGQLLGIAAMTSAISMWLTGQLSRTFGKKNLLVGLYIIRLLAFIWLAISPGIWQLYVFAVVYGASSMPIIPLVTGIIGDKFGKNAMGSILGFSWFIHQVFAALGVFLGGYLRSITGDYTSAFWMGAILLTFGAIITVFLRDYQVSSNDKTVVQSN from the coding sequence ATGCAACGATCGTTTTTAGGTCCAAAAATTGTATTAGTTACCTTTTTAACACTTATGGGGGCATTTGGTTTAAATCTCACAGCAGGTCAATTTTTTACTCCACTAAATAGTGCGTATGGATGGGATTTAACGATTCTTAGCTTGGCTGTATCTCTTAATATGATAACGTGGGGAGTTTTTCAGCCGGTTATGGGGAGATTAATTGATCGTTTTGGTCCGAAACCTGTCATTGCAGGAAGTGCTGCCTTAATGGGTGTAGCATTTATCCTCTCGGCAACAATCACTGAAGTATGGCAATTCTTTATTTACTATGGCTTGTTGACTGCCATTGGCTTTGCAGGATGTGGATCGATGGCCAACTCCGTATTGGTTTCTCGGTGGTATGTGAAAAAAAGAGCCAAAATGCTTTCAAGAAGTTCCATGGGCATGAATATTGGGCAACTTGCACTATTGCCGTTAACAGGACTTTTAATTGCTAACACGGGATTTCGATCTGCATTTGTTGTACTTGGTCTACTCATGCTAATAGTTGTTGTTCCAATGATATTAGCTGTAGTGAAGAATAATCCTAAAGATGTGGAACAAATGCCCGATGGGGATTCTGCATCGGTATTTACAACTGTTAATAGTGCCTCACTGTCCGAAGCGCTACGGAGTCGTGAGTTTTGGATTGCTACTCTTGGATTTGCAAGCTGCGGATTTACGTTATATTTAGTGACCATGCATCTGCCAAATTTTTCTGTTGATCTTGGAGGGGGAGAGTCGCTAGGTGGTCAACTACTCGGTATAGCTGCAATGACCAGTGCTATATCGATGTGGTTAACAGGGCAGTTGAGTCGAACATTTGGGAAAAAGAATTTATTAGTGGGACTTTACATCATTCGTCTTCTAGCCTTTATATGGCTTGCCATTTCGCCAGGTATCTGGCAATTATATGTATTTGCCGTGGTCTATGGTGCTTCTTCTATGCCTATAATACCTCTTGTTACAGGCATTATCGGTGATAAGTTTGGAAAAAATGCAATGGGGAGTATTCTCGGTTTTAGCTGGTTCATTCATCAGGTATTTGCTGCATTAGGGGTGTTTCTGGGTGGTTACCTCCGTTCCATAACAGGGGACTATACTTCCGCGTTTTGGATGGGAGCTATTCTGTTAACATTTGGTGCTATTATTACAGTGTTTCTTAGAGACTACCAAGTCTCTTCAAACGATAAAACAGTTGTACAATCAAACTAG
- a CDS encoding CGNR zinc finger domain-containing protein, translating to MTSELNFPLITGQISIDLVNTELIRHGIRHDLLRSPENVIEWFQTLKKQNILCNNQFNTPIDQWAERALPLLREVRLFLRENYERMADGENVLPDWVSRLELLVRQSPFAYELQGNKLLPIPTGKPENALVALIALNALKLLSSDKLSNIHRCANPECVLLFIDTRGRRKWCSMKICGNRKKVTRHQKRTKKEK from the coding sequence ATGACTAGTGAATTAAATTTCCCTCTTATTACTGGACAAATTTCTATTGATTTAGTGAATACGGAGTTGATTCGACACGGAATACGACATGATTTACTCAGGTCTCCTGAAAACGTAATCGAATGGTTTCAAACTTTAAAAAAACAAAACATCCTATGTAATAATCAATTTAATACTCCTATAGACCAATGGGCAGAACGTGCATTACCTCTTTTACGCGAAGTTCGTTTGTTTCTTCGAGAAAACTATGAAAGGATGGCAGACGGGGAAAATGTTCTACCTGATTGGGTTTCTCGTCTAGAATTGTTAGTTAGACAATCCCCCTTTGCCTACGAATTACAAGGTAATAAATTATTACCTATTCCTACAGGCAAACCTGAAAATGCTCTTGTGGCTTTAATTGCACTAAATGCCCTGAAACTTCTATCTTCTGATAAATTAAGCAATATTCATCGGTGTGCAAACCCGGAATGTGTCTTATTGTTTATTGATACTCGTGGTAGACGTAAATGGTGTTCAATGAAAATATGCGGCAATAGAAAAAAAGTAACTCGTCATCAAAAACGAACTAAAAAAGAGAAATAA
- a CDS encoding dicarboxylate/amino acid:cation symporter: MLKRYIEMPLIKKITLALVLGILAGLIFGEKTEVLAPFGDLLLRLLQFIIAPLIFFTLVVGVNQTKITHLGRMGGKVFLYYLLTSALAIMIGMGVASLFNPGTGMTLGGNERVEVPENPGVVNVLLNIVPENIGTAFTEMNLLGIIFTAIVFGIAISYLRSSKEQSELGERVYRVVDALNETTLTVMKGLLQFVPIGIFAIIADVVGSQGTNTLFSLGNFIFVLYVALFIQLSVYVVFLLFVKKRPGEFFREARSPMITAFVTQSSSGTLPLTMNAAKNLGLSKSLYGFSLPFGATINMDGAAIRIAVSTVFAANIIGEPLSFAAMLQVVLIGTLASVGTAGVPGAGIIMIATVFSQLGLPMEAVALLAAVDVLIGMGATCLNVTGDLIGTTVINKTDEKEKENVNA, encoded by the coding sequence ATGTTAAAACGATATATAGAAATGCCCTTAATTAAAAAAATCACCTTGGCTCTTGTTCTCGGTATTTTGGCTGGCTTGATTTTCGGTGAAAAAACGGAAGTACTTGCACCGTTTGGGGACCTGCTGCTTCGCCTGCTCCAATTCATTATCGCCCCGCTGATTTTCTTTACGCTTGTTGTCGGTGTCAACCAGACAAAGATTACTCATTTAGGACGCATGGGCGGTAAAGTGTTTTTATATTATCTTCTTACTTCAGCACTAGCTATTATGATTGGAATGGGGGTTGCCAGCCTGTTTAATCCTGGCACAGGCATGACGCTGGGAGGAAATGAAAGGGTCGAAGTTCCAGAAAACCCCGGTGTTGTAAACGTCTTGTTAAATATCGTGCCAGAAAACATCGGAACAGCTTTTACAGAAATGAACCTTCTCGGAATTATCTTTACTGCAATTGTTTTCGGGATTGCTATTTCCTATTTGAGATCATCTAAAGAACAAAGCGAGTTAGGGGAACGTGTCTACAGAGTAGTAGATGCACTCAATGAAACGACGCTAACCGTCATGAAAGGTTTACTGCAATTTGTACCGATTGGTATATTTGCAATTATTGCAGACGTCGTAGGGAGCCAGGGCACAAACACCCTATTCTCGTTAGGGAACTTCATTTTTGTATTGTACGTGGCTCTTTTCATACAGCTTTCAGTCTATGTTGTCTTTTTGCTTTTTGTAAAAAAACGCCCAGGGGAATTTTTCCGTGAAGCACGCAGTCCGATGATTACTGCATTTGTAACACAAAGCAGTTCTGGGACACTTCCGCTTACGATGAACGCAGCTAAAAACCTTGGTTTGTCTAAAAGTCTGTATGGTTTCAGCCTGCCGTTTGGAGCAACCATTAATATGGACGGTGCTGCTATTCGTATTGCGGTATCAACTGTTTTTGCTGCTAACATTATCGGTGAACCACTTAGTTTTGCAGCAATGCTGCAGGTTGTCCTGATTGGTACCCTTGCATCAGTCGGAACAGCTGGTGTCCCCGGTGCCGGTATCATTATGATTGCAACGGTATTTTCCCAGCTTGGCCTCCCCATGGAAGCTGTTGCCTTACTCGCAGCAGTTGATGTCTTGATCGGAATGGGGGCTACCTGTCTGAACGTCACCGGTGATCTCATTGGTACGACAGTAATAAATAAAACGGACGAAAAAGAGAAAGAAAATGTAAATGCATAA